One window from the genome of Canis aureus isolate CA01 chromosome 18, VMU_Caureus_v.1.0, whole genome shotgun sequence encodes:
- the SMKR1 gene encoding small lysine-rich protein 1: MPGKGKQGKSRGKSGGKKQKKPEVDILSPAAMLNLYYIAHNVADCLHLRGFRWPGAPKSKKGKNKT; encoded by the exons ATG CCAGGTAAAGGGAAACAAGGAAAAAGCCGAGGCAAGTCTGGcgggaagaagcagaagaagccGGAGGTGGACATCCTCAGCCCCGCGGCCATGCTGAACCTCTACTACATTGCCCACAACGTTGCCGACTGCCTGCACCTGCGAGGCTTCCgctggccaggtgcccccaaatcaaaaaaggggaaaaacaagACTTAA